From a region of the Phragmites australis chromosome 21, lpPhrAust1.1, whole genome shotgun sequence genome:
- the LOC133903081 gene encoding uncharacterized protein LOC133903081 codes for MAGWINSTGTGSGGGRGAGGGGFTNRRYTSDVIHGGGGRWRGERSRGRPPPQPHYRYRPVDAAHRHSPPSSGPVLSEQAASSTSTRHAQITHPTSTASGIAAPASTKEPDDKASRNAANFECNVCFDMAAEPVVTKCGHLFCWECLYQWLHVHSHHRECPVCKGQVVDDAIIPIYGRGGSAASMDNAPPRPTGARVESSRQQQQHQLRTFPHPMVYMDDQEGDPFDLQGMMNFGFEATSLRDAVMRFMPPNFDDMEMEDQYDDYSYEYDPTDSDEVHDYHLLGFPVFASTGAEAGNPSSSQAHADLSNLTDNIVGTATGVYHHQEFGYTGANTHNRGRHGRRHRTRARSSADHSSTDGMLMGGSGAFYRGNSASSNVSAGASSRPNGGWAERRGRSSRNSNPAGGRGVQDSRRQRPDYN; via the coding sequence ATGGCCGGCTGGATCAATTCCACCGGCAccggcagcggtggcggccgaggagctggaggaggaggctTCACAAACCGCCGATATACCAGTGACGTCatccacggcggcggcggcaggtggagaggagagaggtCAAGGGGGAGGCCACCCCCGCAGCCTCACTATCGCTACCGCCCTGTCGATGCCGCTCATCGCCACTCACCGCCCTCCTCCGGACCCGTCCTATCTGAACAGGCAGCCTCCTCCACTTCCACCCGCCACGCACAAATAACTCATCCAACCTCAACCGCCTCCGGAATCGCGGCTCCTGCCAGTACCAAGGAGCCCGACGACAAGGCTAGCCGCAACGCCGCCAACTTCGAGTGCAACGTCTGCTTCGACATGGCCGCTGAACCTGTCGTCACCAAGTGCGGCCATCTCTTCTGCTGGGAGTGCCTCTATCAGTGGCTCCATGTCCACTCGCACCACCGTGAGTGCCCTGTCTGCAAGGGCCAGGTCGTCGACGATGCCATCATACCCATCTATGGACGTGGTGGCTCTGCAGCCTCCATGGACAACGCCCCGCCACGGCCCACTGGGGCCAGAGTCGAGAGCTCCaggcagcagcaacagcacCAGCTGCGTACTTTCCCTCACCCCATGGTGTATATGGATGATCAAGAAGGCGACCCCTTTGATTTGCAAGGCATGATGAATTTTGGCTTTGAAGCTACCTCACTCAGAGATGCTGTCATGAGGTTCATGCCTCCCAACTTTGATGACATGGAGATGGAAGACCAATATGATGACTACTCCTATGAATACGACCCCACCGACTCTGATGAGGTCCACGACTACCATTTGCTGGGTTTTCCGGTGTTTGCGTCTACTGGGGCTGAGGCTGGTAACCCCAGCTCCTCACAGGCACATGCTGATTTGAGCAACCTTACGGACAACATCGTTGGCACTGCCACTGGTGTCTATCATCACCAAGAGTTTGGCTACACTGGTGCAAACACTCATAACCGGGGACGGCATGGCCGCCGTCATCGCACAAGGGCAAGATCATCAGCAGATCACTCAAGCACCGATGGAATGCTGATGGGGGGCAGCGGTGCTTTTTACCGTGGCAATAGTGCCAGTTCTAATGTTAGTGCAGGCGCTTCTTCTCGGCCTAATGGTGGCTGGGCTGAGAGAAGAGGCAGAAGCAGCCGGAATTCAAATCCAGCCGGTGGAAGAGGGGTGCAGGATAGCAGGAGACAGAGGCCAGATTACAACTGA
- the LOC133903082 gene encoding ADP-ribosylation factor-like: MGQAFRKLFDAFFGNKEMRVVMLGLDAAGKTTILYKLHIGEVLSTVPTIGFNVEKVQYKNVVFTVWDVGGQEKLRPLWRHYFNNTDALIYVVDSLDRDRIGRARAEFQAIINDPFMLNSVILVFANKQDMRGAMTPMEVCEGLGLYDLTNRIWHIQGTCALKGDGLYEGLDWLATTLDEMRASGRITSSSSSS, encoded by the exons ATGGGTCAGGCCTTCCGCAAGCTCTTCGATGCCTTCTTCGGCAACAAGGAGATGCGG GTGGTGATGCTTGGGTTGGATGCAGCCGGTAAAACAACCATACTCTATAAGCTGCACATTGGCGAAGTTCTCTCCACCGTCCCCACCATAG GTTTCAATGTTGAGAAGGTTCAGTATAAGAATGTAGTCTTCACTGTGTGGGACGTTGGTGGCCAGGAGAAACTGAGGCCCTTGTGGAGGCACTACTTCAACAACACCGATGCTCTG ATTTACGTGGTTGATTCACTGGATAGAGATAGAATCGGAAGAGCCAGAGCAGAGTTTCAG GCTATAATCAATGACCCTTTTATGCTTAACAGTGTAATATTGGTGTTTGCTAACAAGCAAGACATG AGGGGAGCAATGACTCCGATGGAAGTATGTGAGGGTCTCGGCCTGTATGACCTGACTAACCGCATCTGGCACATCCAGGGCACGTGTGCTCTGAAGGGTGATGGCCTGTATGAAGGATTGGACTGGTTAGCGACTACTCTGGACGAAATGCGAGCTTCTGGGCGgataacttcatcatcatcatcatcctga
- the LOC133904140 gene encoding protein NRT1/ PTR FAMILY 8.3-like, translating into MSPPAAAGSNGHHQHMAPWLESGTARKRFTWKAPAIVLVFELLESIAFSGVALNLVVYLGTVLHGSTAFNAAHVDTWNGTTFIVPVIGAFLADSYWGKYRTILASIAFYLIGLVLLTVSAAIPSLRPAMTCQMGMSCPPASKTQFSVFFAALYLTSIGTGGVKSALLPFGAEQYDDDDTDRPERKQSFFSWFFAAINLGIFIAGTLVSWLEQNVAWALGFGIGTACLLVAAVAFVAGTPWYRVQVPAGSPLKDIIRVLVAAFRKRSLRLLDENGAAVVLHELEAADDKSGAGLQRLTRTKGLRCLDKAAAPAMEKEEEEEGPWALCTVSEVEGVKILVRMLPIWATCVLYAASLGQMTTTFIQQGMAMDTRLGGRFKVPVASLVSVEVVFMLLWVLLHDAAIIPVARRLTGRPGGLTQLQRMGVGRFLVVVALATAALVERRRLRAIHQGSGDGETLSIVWQVPQFVLVAGSDVFCGIAQLEFFYGEAPAAMRSICSALSFLALSLGFYVNSLVVTLVAAVTGRPGWLAPDLNAGHLDYYFWLWTVISVANLLLYMVIAGRYTPKQVAAGVDSDE; encoded by the exons ATGTCTCCCCCTGCAGCTGCAGGCTCTAATGGACATCACCAGCACATGGCTCCTTGGCTCGAATCTGGGACGGCGAGGAAGCGCTTCACCTGGAAAGCCCCCGCAATCGTTCTTG TGTTCGAATTGCTGGAGAGCATCGCGTTTTCCGGAGTGGCGCTGAACCTGGTGGTGTACCTGGGCACAGTGCTGCACGGGAGCACCGCCTTCAACGCCGCCCATGTCGACACCTGGAACGGCACCACCTTCATCGTCCCCGTCATCGGCGCCTTCCTCGCCGACAGCTACTGGGGCAAGTACAGGACCATCCTGGCATCCATCGCATTCTACCTCATC GGCCTGGTGCTCCTGACCGTGTCTGCGGCGATCCCATCGCTGAGGCCGGCGATGACGTGCCAGATGGGGATGTCGTGCCCGCCGGCCAGCAAGACCCAGTTCTCCGTCTTCTTCGCGGCGCTCTACCTCACCTCCATCGGCACGGGAGGCGTCAAGTCCGCCTTGCTCCCCTTCGGAGCCGAGCagtacgacgacgacgacaccgACCGCCCGGAGCGGAAGCAGTCCTTCTTTAGCTGGTTCTTCGCCGCCATCAATCTGGGCATCTTCATCGCCGGCACGCTCGTCTCCTGGCTGGAGCAGAACGTGGCCTGGGCGCTCGGATTCGGCATCGGCACTGCGTGCCTGCTCGTTGCCGCGGTGGCCTTCGTGGCGGGCACGCCCTGGTACAGGGTGCAGGTGCCGGCGGGGAGCCCGCTCAAGGACATCATCAGGGTGCTCGTCGCCGCCTTCAGGAAGCGCAGCCTGAGGCTGCTAGACGAAAACGGCGCTGCTGTGGTGCTGCACGAATTGGAAGCCGCGGACGACAAGTCTGGTGCTGGGCTGCAGCGGCTGACACGCACCAAGGGGTTGCGGTGCCTGGACAAGGCTGCTGCCCCTGCcatggagaaggaggaggaggaggagggcccgTGGGCGCTATGCACGGTGAGCGAGGTGGAGGGCGTGAAGATCTTGGTCCGGATGCTGCCCATCTGGGCGACCTGCGTGCTGTACGCGGCGTCGCTGGGGCAGATGACCACCACCTTCATCCAGCAGGGGATGGCCATGGACACCAGGCTCGGGGGCAGATTCAAGGTGCCCGTGGCGTCTCTGGTGTCCGTGGAGGTGGTTTTCATGCTGCTGTGGGTGCTGCTGCACGACGCCGCCATCATCCCGGTGGCGAGGCGGCTGACGGGCCGGCCTGGCGGTCTGACGCAGCTGCAGCGCATGGGCGTGGGGCGGTTCCTGGTGGTGGTGGCCCTGGCGACCGCGGCGCTGGTGGAGAGGCGGCGGCTCCGTGCCATCCACCAGGGGAGCGGTGACGGTGAGACGCTGAGCATCGTGTGGCAGGTGCCGCAGTTCGTGCTGGTGGCCGGGTCGGACGTGTTCTGCGGGATCGCGCAGCTGGAGTTCTTCTACGGGGAGGCCCCTGCGGCGATGCGCAGCATCTGCTCGGCCTTGTCGTTCCTGGCGCTGTCGCTGGGGTTCTATGTGAACTCGCTGGTGGTGACGCTGGTGGCGGCCGTGACGGGGAGGCCCGGCTGGCTGGCGCCGGATCTCAACGCGGGGCACCTGGACTACTACTTCTGGCTGTGGACGGTCATCAGCGTGGCGAACCTGCTGCTGTACATGGTGATCGCCGGCCGGTACACGCCCAAGCAGGTCGCCGCCGGCGTCGACTCCGATGAATGA